Genomic segment of Candidatus Peregrinibacteria bacterium:
AGAAACAAGTCTTAGCGGATGATAATAATTTGCGTTTTCCATATTGTAACTTTAAGTGCGAACTTAATATAAACGATTTTTACATACAATAAAAGCTTAACAATTATAGCACAAATAACAAGTATTTACCATGTCGATGTCCACTTAATACTACAACCCATTGCCGGCTTTTGCTCATTTGATACCTCCTCGCCACTTAATATTGCCTCCAAGGAATCAGCCAATTCATTGCTTTGAGCAGCCCCTGCGTCCTGCCAATTATCATCAATTCTTCCACGATAAACTAATTTCCTCTCTTTATCATAAACAAAAATGTCAGGAGTACAAACGGCTCGATAAGCTCTAGAAACACTCTGATCTTCGTCTATCAAATAAGGGAAATTCATGCCAAAAAGCTTCGGCGCTTTCTTCATTTCTTCAAAACTATCATCAGGATAATTCGGATTCGCTGCATTCGGATTTACCCCAATCAACTGAACGCCTCTACCCTCAAAACGACTCTGAAGCTTATTTAATCTATCCCAAACCGCCTGCACATAAGGGCAATGATTACACATAAAAACCATGACCAAAACTTCTTTATCGGCCCAATCACTAAGAGGGTGCTCCACCTCATCAATTCCCATTAAGGAAAAATCGTGAGCACCACTCCCAAGTGCAACCATTTCAGATTCAAGTAGAACCATAATTATTTAACTTTATTCGCAGTCTCTAACTCCTTAAAAAGCAAATACCAATAAGGGTAAATAAAACACATCACCAAGAATCCCATCACAAACACATAAAAAAGATAAGCGACAATAGCAAGCCCTGAGCCTGCAAAAACACCTTTGAATTGCTGCTCGGTAAGCTGAATCTGTTCGTCATGCCCTCGCAATCCTTCTACGTCAGGCTCAATATTGCTCAAAGTCTGTTTTACGTTAGGCTCTAACTTAGCTTGAAAAATCTGCGCAGGTAAAAACAAAATCACTACAATTACCATGACGACAAAAGCCCTACCAACTATCATCCAAAAATGCCCTTTCGCCACTTGCTTACTATATTTCATAGATTCGAAAATCTTTTTATCACGCAAGAACGCTGCAAAGAAACAAAAACTAAACCATACCAAGAACAGAACGCCCGGCACTATTAATATGCCACCTAGTAAAACCGCAGCCATAAAAACAAAAGTAAGTACTGTCTTTTTCCAGAAATTCCCCTTTGAATCTTTCCAAATTTTATATGCATCAGCAACCCCCTTATCCACAGGCTCGAGTGCCTTTATCAAGGCAACTTTATATTGAACGTTAACAACGACCAAATAAATTATCATAGCAAAAACCAAAAGCGTAAAAATAAACATAAAAACAGTTGGATGTGGAAGTATCGTTCCAACAAGCATTAAAAGAAGCCCCCCTGCTAAATAAGCAAGAAACATAAGTGTCAGTTTGAGATAAACAGGGATCGTTTTTTTACCCATTTCAAAAGATTGGGACAGGTGCTGAGAAACTGTAAATGCCATAGTAAGTGAGTTAAGTAATTAATTTTCTAAGAACTTTTTGATTCGCCTTAAATGCGACTTGCGAAATCATACCATATACTTCTTCAAGAGAAAACCATTCATAACCGGCAATTTCATCTGTAGGGGTAAGTTCACCGGAAACAATATGCGCTTTATAATAAATACTCATGACATGCACACCATACCCTGAAACTTGAGCAGCAGATTCTTCATTGCCGTCACTATACACGTCCATTTGAATATCAAAAAGACCATCAATCTCTATATTTACACCGAGCTCCTCCAAGGCTTCCCGTCGGCAACCATCCTCCGGATGCTCACCTCCTTCTACAAATCCACCGGGCACATCCCACAATCCCAAATATGGATGCCAAGCACGCTTCACAAGTAAAACCTTCCCTTCATCATTCAAAATCAACGCCGAAGCCGCAGGCTTCGAATTATTATAATCAATATACGCACACTTCCTGCACGTATTCCTCTCAATATGATCGAACTCCGGCATCTTAAACGCCATATCTCCACCACACATCGGACAAAATTTAAACTTAGACATTTTTGTAAATTTACAAAATCAAAACGCTGGAATCTTAACATTTCTATAAACATGTTACCAATGGTAATATGTAAAAAATCATTTTCAATATAAAAATATGAGGTTAGTCAAGCCAACGAAAAAATATGAAAAAAGCTGGCAAGAAGCTATGGCTGAATTTAGAAATGAAAACCGCAAAGGTTTTTGGAATTGGATAGAAG
This window contains:
- a CDS encoding thioredoxin family protein, translating into MVLLESEMVALGSGAHDFSLMGIDEVEHPLSDWADKEVLVMVFMCNHCPYVQAVWDRLNKLQSRFEGRGVQLIGVNPNAANPNYPDDSFEEMKKAPKLFGMNFPYLIDEDQSVSRAYRAVCTPDIFVYDKERKLVYRGRIDDNWQDAGAAQSNELADSLEAILSGEEVSNEQKPAMGCSIKWTSTW
- a CDS encoding NUDIX domain-containing protein, which produces MSKFKFCPMCGGDMAFKMPEFDHIERNTCRKCAYIDYNNSKPAASALILNDEGKVLLVKRAWHPYLGLWDVPGGFVEGGEHPEDGCRREALEELGVNIEIDGLFDIQMDVYSDGNEESAAQVSGYGVHVMSIYYKAHIVSGELTPTDEIAGYEWFSLEEVYGMISQVAFKANQKVLRKLIT